One part of the Glycine max cultivar Williams 82 chromosome 14, Glycine_max_v4.0, whole genome shotgun sequence genome encodes these proteins:
- the LOC100798208 gene encoding uncharacterized protein isoform X7, whose protein sequence is MLIIIKSKSKYNIIHYGVWAFDAVSVTVLPKRFLGWKIETCTGNEKSNKASRIPQSRRPNLSSLQIPAWSLDIALSTFAKTDGPSVSRSSPGSTRGLPPRPNSAKVRSSMRGLLPQRSFKINACSQDIERTGLIVPNTPPSDAPLDKPSTSTSLSLNNRVISPSTKVSHSLPVTPFATSSAENEHGRHLGRDSDLSTMEVHQHMTRSFSVPVDGKATNLRVTDSRGLIRVISAKRHLETVGGKSTDGAFVPEIAVCLNPSSSPSFVSFHSVLSFPAIEDATEDIPEEQAVCRICLVELGEGGNTLKMECSCKGDLALAHQECAVKWFSIKGNRTCDVCKLDVQNLPVTLLKIYNPLTPARQASNVPQQSEIVYYRIWQDVPVLILVSMLAYFCFLEQLLFTRFQIWDLVLLPFHYHSPVF, encoded by the exons ATGCTAatcataattaaatcaaaatcaaaatataatataatacattatGGCGTTTGGGCATTTGATGCCGTGAGTGTAACTGTTTTGCCAAAGCGTTTCCTTGGATGGAAAATAGAG ACATGTACTGGAAATGAAAAGAGTAACAAGGCCTCCCGGATTCCTCAGTCTAGACGACCTAATTTATCCTCACTGCAAATACCAGCATGGTCACTAGATATTGCATTATCTACTTTTGCAAAGACTGATGGTCCTTCGGTTTCACGATCAAGTCCTGGTTCCACAAGAGGACTTCCCCCAAGGCCAAATTCAGCCAAAGTCAGGTCTTCAATGAGAGGTTTACTTCCTCAGAGGAGCTTCAAGATAAATGCCTGTTCCCAGGATATTGAAAGGACAGGTCTCATAGTTCCCAACACTCCCCCATCAGATGCTCCTTTGGACAAACCTTCCACTTCAACTTCTCTGTCTCTTAATAATAGGGTTATCTCCCCATCAACAAAAGTTTCACATTCATTACCAGTTACTCCATTTGCAACTTCAAGTGCAGAGAATGAACATGGAAGACATCTAGGGCGTGATTCTGATTTAAGT aCAATGGAAGTTCATCAGCATATGACACGATCATTTTCAGTCCCAGTTGATGGCAAAGCCACTAATTTAAGGGTTACAGATTCTAGGGGCTTGATTCGTGTAATTTCAGCAAAACGACATCTTGAAACTGTTGGTGGAAAGTCAACTGATGGTGCTTTCGTTCCAGAGATTG CTGTATGCTTAAATCCCTCCTCCTCCCCCTCCTTTGTGTCTTTTCACTCCGTTCTTTCCTTTCCAGCCATTGAAGATGCTACTGAGGATATTCCAGAGGAACAAGCAGTTTGCAGGATTTGTTTGGTGGAGCTTGGGGAAGGAGGGAATACACTTAAGATGGAATGCAGTTGTAAAGGTGATCTTGCACTTGCTCACCAAGAATGTGCAGTAAAGTGGTTTAGTATTAAGGGAAACAGGACCTGTGATGTCTGCAAGCTGGATGTCCAGAACCTCCCAGTAACACTGTTGAAAATTTATAATCCTCTAACTCCTGCTAGGCAGGCATCAAATGTGCCACAACAGTCAGAAATAGTTTATTACAG GATCTGGCAGGATGTACCAGTACTTATCTTGGTCAGCATGCTTGCGTACTTTTGTTTTCTAGAGCAACTACTG TTTACCAGGTTTCAGATTTGGGACCTCGTGCTCTTGCCATTTCATTACCATTCTCCTGTGTTTTAG